In a genomic window of [Empedobacter] haloabium:
- a CDS encoding TonB-dependent receptor, with translation MIEKVLSRSLRMMFAGGLAMGMHAASAQEAAEQPMQRIEITGSSIKRIAAEASLPVQSFNQKDIKKSGVSTVTDFIQQIPAMQGFSVAADSVGGGGGGVTTASIHDIGSAYTLVLLNGRRVAPANSGTTIDLNAIPLSAIERVEVLTDGASALYGADAIAGVINFILKKGATDWDINAKYNRPQEAGGASNSVSISKGFGDLEEDGYSVFFSASHDEQKALKASQRDFARTGIINFTDPVTGRALQFINGSARAIPANATVKYKTGDATESVNLNPYALAHGGCAPLNHDFYADGNCWFDSASTIEINPETRRDALFSSGSMKLGQSGFNAFYDFAYTEATVRASIAPLPAQFSITPGSSLYNQYILPNLTADQAANVADVVANYRATGLGNRVYDYGTKATHLVVGVDGSAFGWDVNSALTWSRNKQKTDYVSGTPWADKFQAAIEAGTIDPFAGTVSDATRAALRASDFSGLYNTQTVTMKGWDARGSRSAFALPGGTAMLGVGVDYRNTAYTMAQEDVALNAALLGDGGAVDSGYERDNAGAYAELMMPVSKQLELTGSVRYDQIGAVKDRLSGQKIGNKENATTWKLSGKYSATKSLMFRAAAGTGFRAASMQEIAGVQEDWGVTGGNYQCPLTGTTHPLASYCNNVGRQQFEAFRGGNPNLKPEKSKQWSIGTVWEPTNSISMAIDLWNVKISDQVTEVNEADIFDNPGKYADLYTTKHLNATGQDVLAVKLLPINIGQRENRGIDYDFTHKLNVYGGKLTSRLAGTYLIRSRYTVPGTSDEWTTSLNRYGIDDKVSFRHIVKASSSFETKQFTHTLTAAYRNGYIDKEQTVDDCAVIVAGSPNECHAVTLRVPSYTTFDYQLAYRPMAKTEITVGVINLFDRNPPFSLRTAGPHQVGYNPSYSSALGRQFYLSGAYRF, from the coding sequence ATGATTGAGAAAGTACTGTCTCGCTCCCTGCGCATGATGTTCGCGGGTGGCCTGGCCATGGGCATGCATGCCGCGTCCGCGCAGGAAGCCGCCGAACAGCCCATGCAGCGCATCGAAATTACCGGCTCCTCCATCAAGCGCATCGCCGCCGAGGCGTCGCTGCCGGTGCAGTCGTTCAACCAGAAGGACATCAAGAAGTCCGGCGTCTCCACCGTGACGGACTTCATCCAGCAGATTCCCGCCATGCAGGGCTTCTCCGTGGCGGCCGACTCGGTCGGCGGCGGCGGTGGCGGCGTGACCACCGCGTCGATCCACGACATCGGCTCGGCCTACACCCTCGTGCTGCTGAACGGTCGCCGCGTGGCGCCGGCCAACTCGGGCACCACCATCGACCTCAATGCCATTCCGCTGTCGGCCATCGAGCGCGTGGAAGTGCTGACGGATGGCGCTTCCGCCCTGTACGGCGCGGACGCGATCGCCGGCGTCATCAACTTCATCCTGAAGAAAGGCGCCACCGACTGGGACATCAACGCCAAGTACAATCGCCCGCAGGAAGCCGGCGGCGCCTCGAATTCGGTGTCGATCTCGAAGGGCTTCGGCGACCTCGAAGAGGACGGCTACAGCGTGTTCTTCTCCGCCAGCCACGACGAGCAGAAGGCGCTGAAGGCCTCGCAGCGCGACTTCGCCAGGACCGGCATCATCAACTTCACCGATCCGGTCACCGGCCGCGCGCTGCAGTTCATCAACGGCTCGGCGCGCGCCATCCCTGCCAACGCCACCGTCAAGTACAAGACCGGCGACGCCACGGAATCGGTCAACCTGAACCCCTACGCGCTGGCCCACGGCGGCTGCGCGCCGCTGAACCACGACTTCTACGCGGACGGCAACTGCTGGTTCGACTCCGCGTCCACCATCGAGATCAACCCGGAAACCAGGCGCGACGCGCTGTTCAGCTCCGGCAGCATGAAGCTGGGCCAGAGCGGCTTCAACGCCTTCTATGACTTCGCCTACACGGAAGCGACCGTGCGCGCCAGCATCGCGCCGCTGCCGGCGCAGTTCTCGATCACGCCCGGTTCCTCGCTGTACAACCAGTACATCCTGCCGAACCTGACGGCGGACCAAGCCGCCAACGTCGCCGACGTCGTCGCCAACTACCGCGCCACCGGCCTTGGCAACCGCGTCTACGACTACGGCACCAAGGCCACGCACCTGGTCGTCGGCGTCGACGGCAGCGCGTTCGGCTGGGACGTCAACTCGGCACTGACCTGGTCGCGCAACAAGCAGAAGACGGACTACGTCAGCGGCACGCCATGGGCGGACAAGTTCCAGGCCGCCATCGAAGCGGGCACCATCGATCCGTTCGCCGGCACCGTTTCGGACGCCACCCGCGCGGCGCTGCGCGCCAGCGACTTCTCCGGCCTGTACAACACGCAGACGGTGACGATGAAGGGCTGGGATGCGCGCGGCTCGCGCTCCGCCTTCGCACTGCCGGGCGGCACGGCGATGCTGGGCGTCGGCGTCGACTACCGCAACACGGCCTACACGATGGCGCAGGAAGACGTGGCGCTGAACGCCGCGCTGCTGGGTGACGGCGGTGCCGTCGACAGCGGCTACGAGCGCGACAACGCCGGCGCCTACGCCGAACTGATGATGCCGGTGTCGAAGCAGCTGGAACTGACCGGTTCCGTGCGTTACGACCAGATCGGCGCCGTCAAGGACAGGCTGTCGGGCCAGAAGATCGGCAACAAGGAAAACGCCACCACCTGGAAGTTGTCCGGCAAGTACTCGGCGACCAAGAGCCTGATGTTCCGCGCGGCCGCTGGCACGGGCTTCCGCGCCGCGTCGATGCAGGAAATCGCCGGCGTGCAGGAAGACTGGGGCGTCACCGGCGGCAATTACCAGTGCCCGCTGACGGGCACGACGCACCCGCTGGCATCGTACTGCAACAATGTCGGCCGCCAGCAGTTCGAGGCGTTCCGCGGCGGTAACCCGAACCTGAAGCCCGAAAAGTCGAAGCAGTGGTCGATCGGCACCGTGTGGGAGCCGACCAACAGCATCTCGATGGCCATCGACCTGTGGAACGTGAAGATCAGCGACCAGGTCACCGAAGTGAACGAGGCCGACATCTTCGACAATCCGGGCAAGTACGCCGACCTGTACACGACCAAGCACCTGAACGCGACGGGCCAGGACGTGCTGGCGGTCAAGCTGCTGCCGATCAATATCGGCCAGCGCGAGAACCGTGGCATCGACTATGACTTCACGCACAAGCTCAACGTCTACGGCGGCAAGCTGACCAGCCGCCTGGCCGGCACCTACCTGATCCGTTCGCGCTACACCGTGCCGGGCACCAGCGACGAGTGGACCACCAGCCTGAACCGTTACGGCATCGACGACAAGGTCAGCTTCCGCCACATCGTCAAGGCGTCGTCGTCGTTCGAGACGAAGCAGTTCACGCACACGCTGACGGCGGCCTACCGCAACGGCTACATCGACAAGGAGCAGACTGTCGATGACTGCGCTGTGATCGTGGCCGGCTCGCCGAACGAATGCCACGCCGTGACCCTGCGCGTGCCGAGCTACACGACGTTCGACTACCAGCTGGCGTACCGCCCGATGGCGAAGACCGAGATCACGGTCGGCGTGATCAACCTGTTCGACCGCAATCCGCCGTTTTCGCTGCGTACCGCGGGGCCGCACCAGGTGGGCTACAACCCGTCGTACTCGAGCGCGCTGGGCCGCCAGTTCTATCTGTCCGGCGCCTACCGCTTCTAA
- the aroG gene encoding 3-deoxy-7-phosphoheptulonate synthase AroG gives MQRTDDLRIREMKELTPPSHLIREFPCTEAASQTASAARIALHRILHGQDDRLMVVVGPCSIHDPKAAMEYARKLTEVRARLQGDLEIVMRVYFEKPRTTVGWKGMINDPYMDNSFRINDGLRMARELLRDINELGLPAGTEFLDVISPQYIADLIAWGAIGARTTESQVHRELASGLSCPVGFKNGTDGNTKIAVEAIKAASQPHHFLSVTKGGHSAIVSTNGNEDCHIILRGGKTPNYDAASVEEACKAIASHGLASRLMIDASHANSSKKPENQVPVCADIAAQVAGGDDRIVGVMIESHLIAGRQDLVPGKELTYGQSVTDGCIDWDTTVQVLNNLADAVRQRRLRGE, from the coding sequence ATGCAACGCACCGACGACCTGCGCATCCGCGAAATGAAGGAACTGACGCCGCCATCGCACCTGATCCGCGAGTTCCCCTGCACCGAGGCGGCTTCGCAGACGGCGTCCGCCGCCCGCATCGCGCTGCACCGCATCCTGCACGGCCAGGACGACCGCCTGATGGTCGTCGTCGGCCCCTGCTCGATCCACGATCCGAAGGCGGCGATGGAGTATGCCCGCAAGCTGACCGAGGTGCGTGCGCGCCTGCAGGGCGACCTGGAAATCGTCATGCGCGTGTATTTCGAGAAGCCGCGCACGACCGTGGGCTGGAAGGGCATGATCAACGACCCGTACATGGACAACAGCTTCCGCATCAACGACGGCCTGCGCATGGCGCGCGAGCTGCTGCGCGACATTAACGAGCTGGGCCTGCCGGCCGGCACCGAGTTCCTCGACGTGATCAGCCCGCAATACATCGCCGACCTGATCGCCTGGGGCGCGATCGGCGCGCGCACCACGGAATCGCAGGTGCACCGCGAGCTGGCCTCCGGCCTGTCGTGCCCGGTCGGCTTCAAGAACGGCACCGACGGCAATACCAAGATCGCCGTCGAGGCCATCAAGGCCGCGTCGCAGCCGCACCACTTCCTGTCCGTCACCAAGGGCGGCCACTCGGCCATCGTCTCGACCAACGGCAACGAGGACTGCCACATCATCCTGCGCGGCGGCAAGACGCCGAACTACGACGCCGCCAGCGTGGAAGAGGCCTGCAAGGCCATCGCCAGCCACGGCCTGGCCTCGCGCCTGATGATCGACGCGTCGCACGCCAACAGCTCGAAGAAGCCGGAAAACCAGGTGCCCGTGTGCGCCGACATCGCCGCCCAGGTGGCCGGCGGCGACGACCGCATCGTCGGCGTCATGATCGAGTCGCACCTGATCGCCGGCCGCCAGGACCTGGTGCCGGGCAAGGAACTGACCTACGGCCAGTCCGTCACCGACGGCTGCATCGACTGGGACACCACCGTGCAGGTGCTGAACAACCTGGCGGACGCCGTGCGCCAGCGCCGCCTGCGCGGCGAATAA
- a CDS encoding TonB-dependent receptor, which yields MEKILSRSIRMICASGAVLGMQAHAQQAPGAGEAPMVKVEVTGSRIPTANLEGTSPVTTITAKDIKTDGVRNVESLLNNMPQVFADQGGNVVNGATGTATVNLRGLGAERTLVLVNGKRLPMGSPTNTAADLNQIPAPLIKRVEVLTGGAGAVYGSDAVAGVVNFIMQRDFQGIQVEANVSGFNHQQNGGEVAELVAKRGASNPSQFAVPGDKGWDGKSRDASILMGSNFADNKGNATLFFSYKKEDELLQADRDFSACTVSSTATGFACGGSGTNATGRIQALDGPQKGKVYTVDGSGNARVFNNALDQYNFGPLNHYQRPSERYGFNANIHYDINDKMRLYSDFSFHDDRTTGQIAPGGIFGNSATLRYDNPFLSQQLKDTLGITPTNPVEVVVNRRNVEGGGRQSEYRNTSFRELFGIQGELGIWSYDVYAQSAKVIYSQSEQNYFSSQRIDKALDVINVNGKAACASGDAGCVPYNVYQTGAVTPEMLAYLQIPGMRKGSTEQQFQGATIGADLSEYGWKLPTAKSGIGVSFGFEHRREKLELMTDAATQAGDLSGSGGPTGGVSGQYSVRDYFGETKIPLIEDMPFAKQLQLEGSYRHSNYSTGNKTNTFGLGLVWSPLDEVRFRGTYQKAVRAPNLIELYTPQGNNLFDMDADPCAGETPSASLAACQKTGVTAAQYGSISDSPAGQYNYLQGGSTALAPEKSKSKTFGVVLTPMRDLSLTVDYFDIKVDDKIDKIDPATTLSKCLATGEARFCSLITRDRTGSLWLFDNGRIIGTQQNIGSQHTRGVDIGANYALRAGEWGRFGIAFNGTYLDKLTTEEIKGEGSYDCVGYYGANKCESPNPKWRHKLRGTWSTPWNVDVALTWRHINAVKLQNLSDNPLLNDGDLSEGHGTNPVDRELGKRDYLDFAATYTYKRNYTLMLGINNVFDRDPPLTSQLATGLGNGNTYPSTYDALGRRIFLSATARF from the coding sequence ATGGAAAAGATCTTGTCCCGCTCGATCCGCATGATCTGCGCATCGGGCGCGGTACTGGGCATGCAGGCCCATGCGCAACAGGCGCCCGGGGCTGGCGAAGCCCCGATGGTCAAGGTGGAGGTGACGGGTTCGCGCATCCCGACCGCGAACCTGGAAGGCACCAGCCCGGTGACGACGATCACCGCGAAGGACATCAAGACGGACGGCGTGCGCAACGTCGAAAGCCTGCTGAACAACATGCCGCAGGTGTTCGCCGACCAGGGCGGCAATGTCGTCAACGGCGCCACCGGCACCGCCACCGTCAACCTGCGCGGCCTCGGCGCCGAGCGCACCCTGGTGCTGGTCAACGGCAAGCGCCTGCCGATGGGCAGCCCGACCAATACCGCAGCCGACCTGAACCAGATCCCCGCCCCGCTGATCAAGCGCGTCGAAGTGCTGACCGGCGGCGCCGGCGCCGTGTACGGTTCGGATGCCGTGGCCGGCGTCGTCAACTTCATCATGCAGAGGGACTTCCAGGGCATCCAGGTCGAGGCCAACGTCAGCGGCTTCAACCACCAGCAGAACGGCGGCGAGGTCGCGGAGCTGGTGGCCAAGCGCGGCGCATCGAACCCCTCGCAGTTCGCCGTGCCTGGCGACAAGGGCTGGGACGGCAAGTCGCGCGATGCCAGTATCCTGATGGGCTCGAACTTCGCCGACAACAAGGGTAACGCCACCCTCTTCTTCAGCTACAAGAAGGAAGACGAGCTGCTGCAGGCCGACCGCGACTTCTCCGCCTGTACCGTCAGCTCCACCGCCACCGGCTTCGCCTGCGGCGGCTCCGGCACCAATGCGACCGGCCGCATCCAGGCCCTCGACGGCCCGCAGAAGGGCAAGGTCTACACGGTGGACGGCAGCGGCAACGCGCGCGTCTTCAACAACGCGCTGGACCAGTACAACTTCGGCCCGCTGAACCATTACCAGCGCCCGTCCGAGCGCTATGGCTTCAATGCCAACATCCACTACGACATCAACGACAAGATGCGGTTGTACTCCGACTTCTCGTTCCATGACGACCGCACCACGGGCCAGATCGCGCCGGGCGGCATCTTCGGCAACTCCGCCACGCTGCGCTACGACAACCCGTTCCTGTCGCAGCAGTTGAAGGACACGCTGGGCATCACGCCGACCAACCCGGTCGAAGTGGTCGTCAACCGCCGCAACGTCGAAGGCGGCGGGCGCCAGTCCGAATACCGCAACACGTCGTTCCGCGAACTGTTCGGCATCCAGGGCGAGCTGGGCATCTGGTCCTACGACGTGTACGCGCAGTCGGCCAAGGTGATCTACTCGCAGAGCGAACAGAACTACTTCTCGTCGCAGCGCATCGACAAGGCTCTGGACGTCATCAATGTCAACGGCAAGGCCGCGTGCGCGTCCGGCGATGCCGGCTGCGTACCGTACAACGTCTACCAGACCGGTGCCGTGACGCCGGAAATGCTGGCCTACCTGCAGATCCCGGGCATGCGCAAGGGCTCGACGGAACAGCAGTTCCAGGGCGCGACGATCGGCGCCGACCTGTCCGAATACGGCTGGAAGCTGCCGACGGCCAAGAGCGGCATCGGCGTGTCGTTCGGCTTCGAGCACCGCCGCGAGAAGCTGGAGCTGATGACGGACGCCGCCACGCAAGCGGGCGACCTGTCCGGCTCGGGCGGTCCGACCGGCGGCGTATCGGGCCAGTACTCCGTCCGCGACTACTTTGGCGAAACCAAGATTCCGCTGATCGAAGACATGCCGTTCGCCAAGCAGTTGCAGCTGGAAGGCTCCTACCGCCACTCCAACTACAGCACTGGCAACAAGACCAACACCTTCGGCCTCGGCCTGGTGTGGTCGCCACTGGACGAAGTACGCTTCCGCGGCACCTACCAGAAAGCCGTGCGGGCACCGAACCTGATCGAACTGTACACGCCGCAAGGCAACAACCTGTTCGACATGGACGCCGATCCCTGCGCGGGCGAAACGCCGAGCGCATCGCTCGCCGCATGCCAGAAGACGGGCGTCACGGCCGCGCAGTATGGCTCGATTTCCGACAGCCCGGCCGGCCAGTACAACTACCTGCAAGGCGGCAGCACGGCGCTGGCGCCGGAAAAGTCCAAGTCGAAGACGTTCGGCGTGGTGCTGACCCCGATGCGCGACCTGTCCCTGACGGTGGACTACTTCGATATCAAGGTGGACGACAAGATCGACAAGATCGACCCGGCCACGACGCTGTCGAAGTGCCTGGCCACCGGCGAAGCCCGCTTCTGCTCGCTGATCACGCGTGACCGCACCGGTTCGCTGTGGCTGTTCGATAACGGCCGCATCATCGGCACCCAGCAGAACATCGGCAGCCAGCACACCCGCGGCGTGGACATCGGCGCGAACTACGCGCTGCGCGCCGGCGAGTGGGGCCGCTTCGGCATTGCCTTCAACGGCACCTACCTGGACAAGCTGACCACCGAGGAAATCAAGGGCGAAGGCAGCTACGACTGCGTAGGCTACTACGGCGCCAACAAGTGCGAATCGCCGAACCCGAAATGGCGCCACAAGCTGCGCGGCACCTGGTCCACCCCTTGGAACGTGGACGTGGCCCTGACCTGGCGCCACATCAACGCGGTCAAGCTGCAGAACCTGTCGGATAACCCGCTGCTGAACGACGGCGACCTGTCCGAAGGCCACGGCACCAACCCGGTCGACCGCGAACTGGGCAAGCGCGATTACCTGGACTTCGCCGCGACCTATACGTACAAGCGCAACTACACGCTCATGCTGGGCATTAACAACGTGTTCGACCGCGATCCGCCGCTGACGTCGCAGCTGGCCACCGGCCTGGGTAACGGCAATACCTATCCGTCCACCTACGACGCGCTGGGCCGCCGCATCTTCCTGAGCGCGACCGCACGCTTCTGA
- a CDS encoding polysaccharide deacetylase family protein: MKHLTIALTGLLCASAVLARPAAARGLPDATPFNIAITVDDLPAHGPVPAGTTRASIIADHVRIMKAHGVPETYGFVNGKLVDRSAENAAALDVWRKGGFPLGNHTYSHMNLNQAASLEAWQADVIAGEPAVASRMQGADWRWLRFPNVAAGKDATQQAAARAWLTQRGYRIAEVTMSFTDWAYAEPYGRCMARNDQEGLQALKADYLRHVDAVIAYAKASSRQVFGRVVPQVLLTHVAAFSAVMLPEVLDRLEQAGARYVTLAQAQSDPAYAQPGGGYVIERAAVRQRIHLPANRERGIDLDALCR, encoded by the coding sequence ATGAAACATCTCACGATCGCCCTGACCGGGCTGCTGTGCGCCAGCGCCGTGCTGGCACGGCCGGCCGCCGCACGCGGCCTGCCGGACGCCACGCCCTTCAATATCGCCATCACCGTGGACGACCTGCCCGCCCACGGCCCGGTGCCGGCCGGCACGACCCGTGCGTCCATCATCGCCGATCACGTGCGCATCATGAAGGCCCATGGCGTGCCGGAAACCTATGGCTTCGTCAACGGCAAACTGGTGGACCGCTCGGCCGAGAACGCGGCCGCGCTGGACGTCTGGCGCAAGGGCGGCTTCCCGCTGGGGAACCATACGTACAGCCACATGAACCTGAACCAGGCGGCGTCGCTGGAAGCCTGGCAGGCGGACGTGATCGCGGGCGAGCCGGCCGTCGCCAGCCGCATGCAGGGCGCCGACTGGCGCTGGCTGCGCTTCCCCAACGTGGCCGCGGGCAAGGACGCAACCCAGCAGGCCGCCGCGCGCGCCTGGCTGACGCAGCGCGGCTACCGCATCGCCGAAGTGACGATGTCGTTTACCGACTGGGCCTATGCGGAACCGTACGGCCGTTGCATGGCCAGGAACGATCAGGAGGGCCTGCAGGCCCTGAAGGCGGACTACCTGCGCCACGTCGATGCCGTGATCGCCTACGCCAAGGCCTCGTCGCGCCAGGTGTTCGGCCGCGTGGTGCCGCAGGTGCTGCTGACGCACGTCGCCGCCTTCAGCGCCGTGATGCTGCCCGAAGTGCTGGACCGGCTGGAGCAAGCGGGCGCGCGTTACGTCACGCTGGCCCAGGCCCAGTCCGATCCTGCCTATGCACAGCCGGGTGGCGGCTACGTCATCGAACGGGCCGCCGTGCGCCAGCGCATCCACCTGCCCGCCAATCGTGAACGGGGCATCGACCTGGACGCGTTGTGCCGCTGA
- a CDS encoding aspartyl/asparaginyl beta-hydroxylase domain-containing protein, with translation MGLAIQEDVAALQRQIAAAIQAGRDNEAGQLWQRLLDVDPDSTKALFALSQRAFRAGDLQRARELLRRLVALDGQDLQQWINLAVVCRGLHDDEGEAAALTGALTVDPTDMLAQLLRGELFERQGRRHEAVRAYGAGAMAAPPVERLEPSLRPLLQRALAFQDAYQRDYGDWMDAHLAPLLRDLQGEPLGRFRDAVDIMFGRKRRYDPQPALFYYPGLAPVTFFDRALFPWMPALEAQTDAIRAEFLAVLERQDGFVPYLSYPPDQPHFQFAQLNNSPDWSAYHLIEQGRVVTGHAAQCPVTMAALANVPQPHQLNRTPSAMFSLLRPRTRIPAHTGVSNVRLVAHLPLILPGQCGLRVGNDVREWEMGKGWVFDDTIEHEAWNDSDALRVVLIFDVWHPHLSEAERTMVSALAEGIVRFGAGSGGFEL, from the coding sequence ATGGGACTAGCGATACAAGAAGACGTCGCGGCGCTGCAGCGCCAGATCGCCGCGGCGATCCAGGCCGGCCGCGATAACGAGGCGGGGCAGTTGTGGCAGCGGCTGCTGGACGTCGATCCGGACAGCACCAAGGCCCTGTTCGCATTGAGCCAGCGGGCGTTCCGGGCCGGCGATCTGCAGCGGGCGCGCGAGCTGCTGCGCCGGCTGGTGGCGCTCGACGGCCAGGACCTGCAACAATGGATCAACCTGGCCGTGGTGTGCCGCGGCCTGCACGACGACGAAGGCGAGGCCGCGGCCCTGACGGGCGCGCTCACCGTCGATCCCACCGACATGCTGGCGCAGCTGCTGAGGGGCGAATTGTTCGAGCGTCAGGGGCGCCGCCACGAGGCGGTGCGGGCCTATGGCGCCGGCGCCATGGCTGCACCGCCAGTGGAGCGGCTGGAACCGTCGCTGCGCCCTCTGCTGCAACGCGCGCTGGCGTTCCAGGACGCCTACCAGCGCGACTACGGCGACTGGATGGACGCGCACCTGGCGCCGCTGCTGCGCGACCTGCAGGGCGAACCGCTGGGACGCTTCCGCGACGCCGTCGACATCATGTTCGGCCGCAAGCGCCGCTACGATCCGCAGCCGGCGCTGTTCTATTATCCGGGCCTGGCGCCGGTCACCTTTTTCGACCGTGCGCTGTTCCCGTGGATGCCGGCGCTGGAAGCACAGACCGACGCGATCCGCGCCGAGTTCCTCGCCGTGCTGGAGCGGCAGGACGGCTTCGTGCCTTACCTCAGTTATCCGCCCGACCAGCCGCACTTCCAGTTCGCCCAATTGAACAATTCGCCCGACTGGAGCGCGTATCACCTGATCGAGCAGGGTCGTGTCGTGACCGGGCACGCGGCGCAATGCCCCGTGACGATGGCCGCGCTGGCCAATGTGCCGCAGCCGCACCAGCTCAATCGCACCCCCAGCGCGATGTTCTCGCTGCTGCGTCCGCGCACGCGCATCCCCGCGCACACGGGCGTCAGCAACGTGCGGCTGGTGGCGCACCTGCCGCTGATCCTGCCGGGGCAGTGCGGCCTGCGCGTCGGCAACGACGTGCGCGAGTGGGAGATGGGCAAGGGCTGGGTGTTCGACGACACGATCGAACACGAGGCGTGGAACGACAGCGACGCGCTGCGCGTCGTGCTGATCTTCGACGTATGGCATCCGCACCTGTCGGAAGCCGAGCGCACGATGGTCAGCGCGCTGGCCGAAGGGATCGTGCGGTTCGGCGCGGGCAGCGGCGGGTTCGAGCTGTAG